In a single window of the Antedon mediterranea chromosome 1, ecAntMedi1.1, whole genome shotgun sequence genome:
- the LOC140043774 gene encoding P2X purinoceptor 7-like — MDSEEEYFVADIEIEEDLLPVNPDNLRPFDNDPRLPPLQRPAADDRLGLGLPPDARRAREFGRFGLPPNMHVRQGREWCECGNCVEEETWENRYCCQQVEKINNKNKEGPQHTGCVTTHPWFEPAILNPATLQIAYWQYVSQYQEHVVEGAIERRYRYTAYRQFVRWCWGFLGKDRRIPMPSCVMKKIRDVFPDEANNYTGFKYPPLDR, encoded by the exons ATGGATAGTGAAGAGGAATATTTTGTAGCGGATATAGAAATAGAAGAAGATTTATTACCAGTAAATCCTGACAATTTAAGACCGTTCGATAATGACCCACGTCTACCACCATTGCAAAGGCCCGCAGCAGACGATcggttaggcctaggcctacctcctGACGCTCGTCGGGCCAGGGAATTCGGACGGTTTGGGCTTCCACCTAACATGCATGTTAGGCAAGGTCGAGAATG gTGTGAATGTGGAAACTGTGTGGAAGAAGAAACATGGGAGAATAGATACTGTTGCCAACAG GTAGAaaaaatcaacaacaaaaataaggAGGGACCTCAGCACACTGGGTGCGTAACAACACACCCATGGTTCGAACctgcaattttaaacccagcaACACTACAAATTGCGTATTGGCAGTATGTCTCGCAATACCAAGAACATGTGGTGGAAGGTGCAATAGAAAG GCGATACAGATATACTGCATACCGCCAATTTGTACGTTGGTGCTGGGGGTTTCTTGGCAAGGACCGAAGAATACCAATGCCATCTTGTGTTATGAAAAAAATACGAGATGTTTTCCCAGATGAAGCCAACAATTACACAGGGTTCAAATATCCACCATTGGATAGATAA